The genomic region GAGATCGGAAGGGTGCACTTCTGGGGGAACGCTCACGCCCAGCAACGCTTGCACAGCTGGATCACCGTCGCGGTCAGCGACGTGTCGATCGACGGAGACGACCTGTTCGACCAGGACCGGGCGGAGGCCATCGCCGACCAGATCGTCGAGTTGGCACGGCACAACCACGCTGCGGTTATCACGACAGTCCCGCCCACGGTCGGCTAAATGCGCCACCGAACTGACAGCAGCAGGAGGGGCGAGCGTAGACCACACCGTCTCACCGGCCCAGTCGACGCAGTCCGACGGGCCGACCCCCTACGCTTGCTCTATGACAAGCGGCGAGAGCGTGCGGATGACGATCGGAGGCTTGGACTTCGTCGTCCGCGCCTCCGAGCTCCGTCGCACCGTCGGGATCACCGTCGACCGGGACGGAACCCTGCTGCTGCACACCCCAACTGACGCCGACCCGGACCGGCTGGCACGGTGGGTACGCGGCCATCGCTCGTGGATTCACCAACGCCTTGCGGAGAAGGACGTCCTGCTCTCCCCTCGGCCGGTGAAGCAGTTCGTCAACGGAGAGGGCTTCGACTACCTCGGCCGGCACTACCGCCTGCTCCTCACTGACGATCCGACGGTGGACGACGGCGGTGTCCTCCCCCGGGCTGGCCGCCCAGCCGCTGGACGCCACCGAACCCCGGCGTCCCCGGTGCGCCTCATCCGGGGCCGAATACACCTGCCCCGCAGCCTGGCCGCGACAGACATCGACGGCGCCGCAGCACTGATCGGCTGGTACAGGCACCGA from Frankia alni ACN14a harbors:
- a CDS encoding M48 family metallopeptidase, which gives rise to MTSGESVRMTIGGLDFVVRASELRRTVGITVDRDGTLLLHTPTDADPDRLARWVRGHRSWIHQRLAEKDVLLSPRPVKQFVNGEGFDYLGRHYRLLLTDDPTVDDGGVLPRAGRPAAGRHRTPASPVRLIRGRIHLPRSLAATDIDGAAALIGWYRHRGATWLPPRIRPWASRMGVDITGLDIRDLGHRWGSLSTTGRINIHWATMQLPVSLVDYVLVHELAHAHERNHTPTFWRLVERAIPDYETRKNRLAALGATLWLG